Proteins encoded within one genomic window of Oncorhynchus tshawytscha isolate Ot180627B linkage group LG02, Otsh_v2.0, whole genome shotgun sequence:
- the LOC112221075 gene encoding protein shisa-4, which translates to MFTVGKMSLIAMVLPVITVLLSAWQVGAIDDCLWYVDKNGTWHNGVPCPLMTFCCGNCHKRYCCLDGLKRITEREQKRCMLFQFSPTTIASMASSILLFVAIIATMVSCFMCSCCYLYQQRQQRGRTHYDAQHIPMATYPVEPMYDAYGKPLVMGHPDYPHSGYPMAPQYPGMPQPYPMMHPGPYPLYPMTDSGYPQGAPPPYSPPQYTPHPSH; encoded by the exons ATGTTTACAGTGGGCAAGATGTCCCTTATCGCAATGGTTCTTCCGGTGATCACGGTCCTTCTCTCCGCCTGGCAGG tgGGTGCCATTGATGACTGCTTGTGGTACGTGGATAAGAATGGCACTTGGCACAACGGGGTCCCCTGTCCCCTCATGACCTTCTGTTGTGGGAACTGCCACAAGCGCTACTGTTGCTTGGACGGCCTCAAGAGGATCACTGAGAGGGAGCAGAAGCGCTGCATGCTCTTCcagttcag CCCTACCACCATCGCCAGCATGGCTTCGTCCATTCTGCTCTTCGTGGCCATCATTGCTACCATGGTGAGCTGCTTCATGTGCTCCTGCTGTTACCTCTACCAGCAGCGACAGCAGCGTGGCAGGACGCACTATGATG CCCAGCACATCCCTATGGCCACCTACCCCGTGGAGCCCATGTATGACGCTTACGGTAAGCCGCTGGTGATGGGACATCCTGATTATCCACACTCTGGTTACCCAATGGCACCTCAGTATCCTGGCATGCCACAGCCGTACCCCATGATGCACCCCGGCCCGTATCCCCTGTACCCCATGACAGACTCTGGCTACCCTCAGGGAG CACCCCCTCCTTACTCCCCACCCCAGTACACCCCCCACCCCAGTCACTGA